A portion of the Tachypleus tridentatus isolate NWPU-2018 unplaced genomic scaffold, ASM421037v1 Hic_cluster_1, whole genome shotgun sequence genome contains these proteins:
- the LOC143241833 gene encoding uncharacterized protein LOC143241833, which yields MKTAFLVLFSLVVLAGNAYAVVYCGNGVTCPDGYTCCLRPNGSFGCCPYRNGVCCCSGKTCCQSLQYCSADSIRCHQCSSFAGAVGGDAPTATSLVEAGKS from the exons ATGAAGACCGCATTCCTGGTTCTGTTCTCTCTTGTCGTCCTAGCGGGAAACGCTTATG CTGTTGTTTACTGTGGAAATGGAGTGACCTGCCCTGACGGGTACACTTGTTGCTTGCGTCCTAATGGCAGTTTCGGTTGTTGCCCATATCGTAATGGCGTCTGTTGCTGTAGTGGCAAAACATGTTGCCAGTCTCTACAATATTGTTCAGCAGATTCTATCAGATGTCATCAATGTTCATCCTTTGCTGGTGCAGTTGGGGGTGATGCGCCGACAGCGACATCTCTCGTCGAAGCTGGAAAATCTTGA